One Candidatus Devosia phytovorans genomic window carries:
- a CDS encoding SDR family NAD(P)-dependent oxidoreductase, whose amino-acid sequence MTRLNGKTAVITGGATGIGLAAAHRFIEEGAVVFIFGRRQDALDAAIAQLGPNARAVQGSVADEADLDRLYAAVQAERGTLDIVFANAGTGGPLKLGQITAEHIDEAFDTNVKGTVLTVQKALPLMGPGGSIILTGSSAGTTGAPGFSAYGASKAAVRNLARTWAEDLKGSGIRVNVLTPGSVATELAKAALGAEGLAVYGAMTALQRMGDPAEVGAVAAFLASSDSSFMTGSEVAVDGGLAQV is encoded by the coding sequence ATGACCAGACTGAATGGCAAGACCGCCGTGATTACCGGTGGCGCAACCGGCATCGGCCTCGCCGCTGCACATCGCTTCATCGAGGAAGGCGCCGTAGTCTTCATCTTCGGCCGCCGGCAGGACGCACTCGATGCTGCCATTGCACAGCTTGGGCCCAATGCCCGCGCGGTGCAGGGCTCGGTCGCCGATGAGGCAGACCTCGACCGGCTCTATGCGGCCGTGCAAGCCGAGCGCGGCACCCTCGACATCGTCTTCGCCAATGCCGGCACGGGCGGTCCGCTCAAGCTCGGCCAGATCACCGCCGAGCATATCGACGAGGCTTTCGACACCAATGTGAAAGGGACCGTCCTCACCGTGCAGAAGGCATTGCCGCTCATGGGTCCGGGCGGTTCGATCATCCTCACCGGATCGAGTGCCGGCACCACGGGAGCCCCGGGCTTCAGCGCCTATGGCGCGAGCAAGGCAGCCGTGCGCAACCTGGCGCGGACCTGGGCGGAAGACCTCAAGGGAAGCGGCATCCGGGTCAATGTCCTGACGCCCGGTTCCGTGGCTACCGAACTGGCCAAGGCGGCGCTTGGAGCGGAGGGGCTGGCGGTCTACGGCGCGATGACGGCGCTCCAGCGCATGGGCGATCCGGCGGAAGTCGGCGCGGTGGCCGCATTTCTCGCCTCGTCGGACAGCAGCTTCATGACCGGCAGCGAAGTCGCCGTGGATGGCGGCTTGGCGCAAGTCTGA
- a CDS encoding LysR family transcriptional regulator yields the protein MMDWDDVRYFLAAARGGSVRAAAKRLGVNHATVLRRIAQLEDRLGTQMFERLPSGYRLTAAGEEVLELASQMEASSIQLETRVFGRDQSVHGPLRVTLPPPLAAHLLMPDLADFVRLHPGIEMEILSSGALANLTNREADVAIRVVYDRETLPPNLYGLKGPALYGGFYMSSARLAEWRAGGTDPRWIGISGQGVPDWTRAGELRTTGTPFWTTDFAAQIAAVRQGIGITAIPCFVGDTDPLLGRVSDIDLQLYGPVWLLAQGETRKTKRVRLFTEFLSRRLDAYAPLLAGQLISPDLRWAGHRRRVQQVCDHLTSASDEVDGSFSDFDLSYR from the coding sequence ATGATGGACTGGGACGATGTTCGCTATTTTCTTGCCGCGGCGCGCGGAGGTTCAGTGCGGGCCGCTGCCAAACGCCTCGGCGTTAACCACGCGACCGTGCTGCGACGCATCGCCCAGCTCGAGGACCGCCTGGGAACTCAGATGTTCGAGCGGCTGCCTTCAGGCTACCGCCTGACGGCCGCAGGTGAAGAGGTCCTCGAGTTGGCCAGCCAGATGGAAGCGTCGTCTATTCAATTGGAGACGCGCGTCTTCGGGCGCGACCAGAGCGTGCACGGGCCGCTGCGGGTCACGCTGCCACCGCCCCTCGCTGCGCATCTGCTCATGCCGGACCTGGCCGATTTTGTCCGCCTGCATCCGGGCATCGAGATGGAAATCCTGTCGTCAGGTGCGCTGGCCAACCTGACCAACCGGGAGGCCGACGTCGCGATCCGTGTTGTCTATGATCGCGAGACCCTGCCGCCCAATCTTTACGGCCTCAAGGGACCGGCGCTCTACGGCGGCTTCTATATGTCCAGCGCTCGACTCGCCGAATGGCGGGCGGGCGGGACGGATCCCAGATGGATCGGCATCAGCGGCCAAGGCGTCCCGGACTGGACCCGCGCCGGAGAACTTCGCACCACTGGCACTCCGTTCTGGACCACTGACTTTGCAGCACAGATCGCAGCGGTGCGGCAGGGCATCGGCATCACGGCGATCCCATGCTTCGTCGGAGATACCGATCCCCTGTTGGGGAGGGTGTCGGATATCGACCTGCAGCTCTATGGACCGGTCTGGCTTCTCGCTCAGGGGGAAACACGCAAGACCAAGCGCGTGCGGCTCTTCACTGAGTTCCTCTCCCGCCGGCTTGACGCCTACGCGCCGCTTCTCGCCGGTCAGCTCATATCGCCCGACTTACGCTGGGCAGGTCACAGACGAAGGGTGCAGCAAGTCTGTGATCATCTCACATCGGCCAGTGATGAGGTGGATGGCAGCTTTTCGGACTTCGATTTAAGCTATAGATGA